CATATAGCCTTGCTACCGCACACTACGATAGTTTAATCAAGGAACTTTTTCCGGGTGAGCCACTGCCGAAGGATAGCTATGAGGCTGCAATTGAGGAATTTGTGGGCAAATGCAAGTGTGGCGGACAGTTTAGGTTTAATGCGTCACCCCGCTGCCCGCGCTGTCGTTCTACCGATTTTGAGGAAGATCCTAATGGGGATGCATTTCTTTACGACTAATCCAGTAAACAATTAAAAAGTGGTTTAACCCCCTAGTTCTTTGAACAGATTTATTAAAATGATTTAGGACACTTTCATTGTCATCCTGAGCGTTAGCGAAGGATCTATTGAATAGTGTACAGTGTGCAGTGTACAGTGTATTGGGGTGTTTGGAGTTTGGATTTTAGTGTTTCGTGAAATGCTTTTACTCACTATCAACCGTCAACTCTTCTTGTCATCCTGAGAGCAGCGAAGGATCTCTAATCGACCCATTGAGATGTTTCGCTTGCGCTCAACATGACAATGGTTTCAAGAACAACGAACAACGCTTCCAGCCCCGTAGGGGCGTAACATTTGTAATCCCATTGCCACTCCCACATGTATAGCGATGCACGCAATACTTTTTCCAAAGAGCAAGGGTGAAACGTTGCATCGCAACAGAAAGGCAATGCAAAGCGCGATTTACACGTTCTTTCTTGTCTTGATACAAGAAAGAACCAAAGAAAATCAAGGCTGAAAAGCCCGACCCGATGGGTGCCCCGTGGGTGGAACTGCTGCGCGATACAATTCGCCACGCCTGTGGCGTGCCTCATGTGGTATCGCTTACTAAGCCCACCACAACGTTCCACCCACGACCCATTGTCGGGTCAGGCTTTTATGCCATTGCCTTCTTCATCCGCTCCATTCCCTCTAGGGAAAAGGGCTGGGGTGAGGTCGTTTCCCACATTCAACCTAGATGACCCCTCTAAATCTCCCCTGAAAGGGGAGACTTTAACAGCGCTCCCCTCTCCTGTCAGGAGAGGGGCAACCTAGATGACCCCTCTAAATCTCCCCTGAAAGGGGAGACTTTAACAGCGCTCCCCTCTCCTGTCAGGAGAGGGGCGGGGGTGAGGTCAATTCCATGAACAACGAACAACGTTTCCAGCCCCGTAGGGGCGTAATATTTGTAACACCAAGATTATCCTTAAATGTATAGCGATGCACGCAGTACTTTTTCCAAAGAGCAAGGGTGAAACGTTGCATCGCAACAGAAAGGCAATGCAAAGCGCGATTTACACGTTCTTTCTTGTCTTGATACAAGAAAGAACCAAAGAAAATCAAGGCTGAAAAGCCCGACCCGATGGGTACCCCGTGGGTGGAACTGCCACGCGATACAATTCGCCACGCCTTCGGCGTGACTCATGTGGTATCGCTTACATAACCCACCACAACGTTCCACCCACGACCCATTGTCGGGTCAGGCTTTTATGCCATTGCCTGCTTCTTCCGCTCCATTCCCTCTTAGGGAAAATGGTTGGGTGAGGTTGTTTCCCACATTCAACCTAGATGACCACTCAAAATCTCCTCTGAAAGGGGAGACTTTAACAGCGCTCCCCTCTCCTGTCAGGAGAGGGGCGGGGGTGAGGTCAATTCCATGAACAACGAACAACGTTTCCAGCCCCGTAGGGGCGTAATATTTGTAACACCAAGATTATCCTTAAATGTATAGCGATGCACGCAGTACTTTTTCCAAAGAGCATGGGGAATACGTTGCATCGCAACAGAAAAAAACTGAAAAGAGCGATTTCCAAAAAAACAATCAGAATAAAAGGGTTTAAGGTAAAGCGATGCTTTGACAGGGCTCAGCATGACAAATATTCAAAACTTAACAACATTGAACCTTTATCTTCCACGAGGAATATTAATGTAATCTATTATCTATTTCTATAAAATAGTTTAACCTATAGGCATTAAATGGTTTTGTTTCACCAGAGGCAAAGAAATACTATAAGAAAATTCAACCCCACCATTTACTATTCATATCTGATGCTATACTCTTAAATTTTTTGTAGGACTGTAGTTATCAGATTGAATTTATTTCTTTGCCGCACCACATGCGTTAAATCAGTAGAAATTTTTTACTTTTGTGTATAACTTAAAATCAGAAAAACATGAAACGTTTTTTGTTAGGTCCAGTGTTAACTGTTGCACTAACATCATGCTATAAAGGTAATTATACTTTTCCTGTAGTAATTACAGGTAATCAGCAAACTTATAAAGTTAGTTATTTAGACAATAAAGGTATTTGGAGAGATACAGTCATAGTTCCAAATGGTTTTACAATATACAATGAATATAATGATGATTGGAAATTAGATTTAATAGTAATTGGGGACAGTGTTCATGTTTCAGTTTTTAATAGAAATGTGTTAATAAAGGAGTTTTCAGGAAGAGACACGCTCGAACTTCATGAAACAATAAAGTATTAGGATGAATTTTTTGAGCGCGTTTAAGACGCGCTTTTTTATTAATTAACAGATGTTAAACAATTGAGTTTAACACTAATTTATACATATAGACTGTTATTTTCGTTAATTTCATCATCGTTTATATTTCAACTAATATTAATGAATCAGACAGATATAGCCGAGCTTTACAGGCTGGTTAAGGATTTTTTTGAGCACGATACTACCGGGCACGACTGGTGGCATGTTCAAAGGGTAACTCAGTTGGCTTTGCATATTGCCAAGGCTGAGGGGGCAAACCTTGCCCTGGTTGAGCCAGCAGCGCTTGTTCACGATACCGACGACTGGAAACTTTCGGGGGCCAATGGATATCCCAATGCCACCCGAATGCTCTTAGCTGTTGGGTACAACAATCATCAGGTTGATAGGATTTTGGAGATAGTGGAGCAAGTTTCGTACAAAGGGGCTGGGATCGATACTGCACCTAGCAGCCTGGAGGCCATGGTTGTTCAGGATGCCGATAGGCTCGATGCCATTGGCGCAATTGGCATTGCCCGGGCTTTCGCCTTTGGGGGTTCAAAGCACCGTCCCTTGTACCTTCCCAATGTGAAACCTCAGTTCCATTCAACCTTTGAGGAGTATAAAACGGCCAAAGGACACACCATTAATCATTTCTACGAAAAGCTTTTACTCCTGAAGGATAGGATGAACACCGCTACGGCTAAAGCCTTGGCCGAGGAGAGGCATAGGTTTATGGAAACTTTTTTAGAGCAATTCTATAGGGAGTGGGACTATAAAGGATGATTGTAGCTATTATCGATATGGGCACCAATACCTTTAACTTATTGGTGGCTCAAACCTCTGGAAAAATTCTTCATGAGAGCAAGTTGCCTGTAAAGCTTGGCGAGGGAGGTTTTAGGAGCGGTAGTCTTACACCCGAAGCCATGCAAAGGGCTTTTAAAGCTATAAACACACACCTAATTACTGCAAAACGTTTAGGCGCTAACCGTTGCTTCGCTTTTGCCACGTCGGCTGTGCGCGATGCGTCGAATAGGCAAGAGTTTGTAGATGAGGTTAAGCAAAGGTTCAACATCGATGTTGAGGTTATTGATGGTAATCGGGAGGCTGAGCTGATATGGAAGGGGGTAAATGCAGCTATAGGTTTAGGTAAAAGTCCAGCAGTTGTGGTTGATATTGGAGGCGGCAGCAACGAGACCATTTTAGCCAACTCGGAACAAATATTCTGGTTGCAAAGCTTTAACCTTGGCGTTACCCGAATTGCCGAGGGTTTCCCAATTTCCGATCCCATTACTCCCCATGAGCTTGAAGCCATTGAAAGCTACATGCTTCAAACAGTTGAACCATTGTTACTGGCGGCAGCAAACCTAAATCCCAGGGTTATGGCTGGTAGTTCAGGCGCGTTCGATTCCTTCAGAAAAATACTAGTGCACAAAGGAATTATTCATGACACATCAAAGTTTTCGGCCGAAATACCTGTTGATGAATACTTGAAGCTACATCGCTTTTTTGTTACGTCAACACACGCCCAAAGGCTTGCACTGCCAGGGCTTGACCCCATAAGGGTCGATTTGATTGTTCCAGCATCGATATTTGTAAACTTGCTGGTACAAAAGCTTGACATCAAAAGAATGTTCCAGACCGATTACGCCCTGAAGGAAGGATTTTGGGTGGAACTAAGTAATAAGGTTAAAGATTAAAGGATAAAGGATAAAGGATAAAGGATAAAGGTTTCAACTTGACCCGTCCTGAAATTACGAATTATAGGATTGAAACGAGAGGTTTTTAGGGTTTTGGGGCTGGAACTGTTAGCTGGTAACATCTAACTATTTTTCTTATCTTTACACCAAAATACTGGTTATGTCCAAAATATTGGTAATTGACGACGAAAAGGCTATTCGTAATACACTGAAAGATATCCTGGAGGTTGAAGGGCATAATGTTGATGTTGCTGAGGACGGCCATGCCGGACTTGAGATGTTTGATAATGGTGCCTATGAGCTGGTGCTTTGCGATATCAAAATGCCGCAGATGGATGGAATAGAGGTGCTTGAGAAGTTACAGGAGCGTCAGCCCGATGTACCCGTGGTAATGATTTCCGGACACGGTAATATCGACACGGCTGTTGATGCAATCAAAAAAGGAGCCTTTGATTTCATTGAAAAACCACTTGATCTTAACCGGTTACTAATCACTATTCGGAATGCTACCGATAAAACCGTTCTGATACAGGAAACCAAAACGCTTAAGCGAAAGGTTTCCAAGGCTTACGATATTGTAGGGCAATCGCCCGCAATAGTAAAGGTTAAGGAGATGATTGACCGCGTGGCACCCACCGAGGCCCGTGTTCTAATAACAGGCCCCAATGGGACTGGTAAGGAACTGGTAGCCCGTTGGTTACACGAGAAGAGCAACCGGGCAGCCATGCCGTTTGTGGAAGTTAACTGTGCTGCAATCCCCTCGGAATTGATTGAGAGCGAGCTTTTCGGCCATGAGAAAGGTGCATTCACCTCGGCCATAAAGCAGCGGAAGGGTAAGTTTGAACAGGCCGATGGCGGTACCCTATTCCTCGATGAAATTGGCGACATGAGCCTTAGCGCTCAGGCAAAAGTGCTTAGGGCTTTACAAGAGAATAAGATTAGCCGGGTTGGTAGCGATAAGGATATCACTGTAAATGTGCGTGTAATTGCTGCAACCAATAAAAACCTTACCCAGGAAATTGAAAAGGGGAACTTTCGTGAGGATTTATACCATCGCCTTAGCGTTATAATTATCAACGTACCGCCCCTTTGCGACCGGCTTGAGGATATCCCTCTTCTTGCCCAGCACTTCAACGAGCAGATTTGTGCCGAGTATGGTATTCCCCCCAAGGTTATTAGCCCCGATGCCATTGAAGAGCTTCAGAAGCTCAAATGGACTGGTAATATTCGAGAGTTGCGAAACGTTATTGAGCGTTTGATTATACTTTGCGATAAGCAAATAACCGGAAACGATGTTAAGGCCTTTGCCGGTCCTGTTTTTTAGGGCATAATGGAGATAAAATTGAAAAGGCTGGGTTACCCAGCCTTTTCTAAATGTATCAATGTTTATTGCTGTTTATTGCAGGGTGTAAATCATCACATTGTCAATTCTAAATGCGGTTGACATGGAAGTGCTACCTGTATATTTAAAGCCCACATAGGCATCACCTGCAAAGTTCTTTATATTGAGGATACCTGACGATACCCAACGATTTGTCCCATCAGCCTGCTTAACTATGTAGGCATCGTTTAGCTTGGTCCATGTAGCGGTTTGAGGGCTGCTTCCATCATAATCGTTCGATATGTAAACCTCAAGGGTAGCATTTCCCCAATAGTTATACTGGCTATCAAACTTAAAGTAGGTGTCAACATCACCTGAAACAGTAAACTTGGGAGAAATAAGCCATGCCGTATTATCGGGTTCGCCTGATTGGTAGGGATTCATTTCGGCATATACATTCCCGCTATACTGTTTGGCATTCCAAACCTTTGTTCCGGCTACAGCTATGGTTTGCCAACCGTTAATGCTGATTGGGCTATTTACCGTAGCCAGTGTGAAATCCTCATTCAAAATGAAATTTTTGTTTAGTCTGGGTTCAATTAAGCGAACCTCGCCAACTTTACGGATGGTAAGCTGAAAATCGCTGTTATACTTTGTAAGGATGGCTGTGATTTTGCCACGGCCTTTTGGTAACTCAACACCAGCAAAATCTGCATAGTTACTTGTTCTAACAATAATGGTTTTGCCGGTAGCCACCTCTTCAAGTATTCTATTTGTGGTTGAAGAGCTCTCAGCGTAAGTTTTACCCAGCTCGTAATCGGCAAACTGAACTCCTGACAGGGTAACAACTTTGCCAATTAAATTGTTGCTTAGCTGACCAATTGAAGTTTCGGTTACGCTAACATCATTACCGCTACTAATTACAAAAACGTTTTTGTAAAAATCGCTTGCGGCAAGCCTTCCTATTTGGCCACCATAATTGCCACCAAGCTGTATAACACCTCCGTAGGTACCCATGTAAAGGTCCTTACATTTTACCCTGATTTTAGTCCCCACAGGGAAATCGGCATAAAGACCGGTAACATCAACCTTAAACTCAATGGCAGCCGTTTCATCTTCAATAAAGAGCTGTTTGTCAAGGTTACCGGACTCATCGTTTGCTGTAACAACTCCTTCAATGACTAAATCGTATGGTATTTGGTATAGCGCAGAGCCGTCGTAGAAAAGCTTAAGCTGTTCTATGGTAGTGTTTTTAGCTGGTGCCTCTGAACCAAACCGGGGCTGATCAAACTTAACATCAAGTGTATCGCGAATAAGGAGCTGGTAGGTGCTCCCATATATGCTTAGAACACCTGTAATGGAACCGCTACCGGTTGGAACTTGATCCTTGGAAAATTTTGCGTAACCACTGTTTCGTAAAATGATTTGGTTCCCGTTCTGGTCAACAAGTATGCGGTTTGTATTCACTCCTGGAATACTATAGGTTGCAGCAGGGTTCCAGAATTGAACACCCTCAAGTTTAACAAGTTTTTGCACCTTATCAGTGCTTAAGGTTGGGATGGTGATTGTTTCTGGATTTAAGCTGATTTTTTCGCCGGTTACCTGAATGGTTTTGGCAACTACCGAGGGGTCGATACCCGTAACCTTAAGTACACCACCATCGGTATAGCCTAAACCTATTTGGTACATACCCTCATAGTTGTCAATAGCCAGATTGTCAACTTTTACAAGCACTCTTTTACCGGGTTTTAGTCCGTAGGTAGCGTAAATGTCACTTGTGTTTATCTTTAGGTCAATACCTCCTGTTTCATCGGCTATGGTTACGGTTTCATAAAAGTTACCAGCCGAATCGCTCGAGAGCACATAGGCATCAACAAATATTCCAATAATGGTGTCTTTGGGTTGAACTATAATCGTATCCCAATACTCGGTAGGGGCAACATCTTTAATTAGCGCTGGTGCTGTATTGTAAAGTGTCTTTAGCTGAGCAATGGTAATACTCTTTTCCCAGGTGGCAACCTTGCTGTAAAGGGGAGGTGTATCAAAATCTTCCTTTACACAGGAGCCAGTTACTAATACTAACCCAGCAAGGGCCAGTATGGCAAGTACTATAAAATATTTCCTTTTCATATACATCTTCTCCCTTTTACTGTTGACACCTATCGTTTGTAAAATTGATATCGTTCAAATCGCGCATTAGCAGCTGGTAAGTTCCCTTATAGTAGGTAAGAATACCTGTAACTGTTCCATTTTTGGTGGCAATTGTTGTACCGGCAAAGCGTGCGTAGCCACTTGTGCGTAGAACAACTGTACTTGGGTACGTTTGTGAACAGGCAACCAGGGTATGGTTAACCGTAACCTTGTTAACGTTATCGGCATAAGTATAAGTTGTATCGGTAATTGGCGACAGGGTATCCTTTATTTGCACATTATCAAACTTTACCAATTTACCAATGTTAACCTGCGTGAGCAGGGCAGGGGTCATGGCTAATGGGGCAACATCAACAAGCTGTTTACCCTTTTTGAATACGTGCATTTTAATTATTGGATCACCTTCCAACCCGCTAATTTCCCAGTTTCCATTATTATTGTATATGGAACCAAGCTGTATTTGCCCACCGTAATCGCCAAGGTAAAGACCATTGCAGTATACCACAATTTTTTGGCCGCGTTTGTAATCGTTATATAGTGATGTTTTATTGAGCTTTAGCTCAATTGCACCTGTTGCATCCTGAATGAAGATGCTCTTGTAGAAATTGCCTTCCTTATCGTCGGAGGTAACAACACCTTCAATGATAATTGAATCGCGCTGGAAGAAAGTGTTTTCGTTTAGCTGGTACAGCTCCCTAGGGTACATGGCCTTTAGCTCAGCAATGGTAGTATTGGCAACAAGCGTTGTTGAATCCACCCTTGGTTCAACCTCATCGTATGTGAAATCCACACATCCGGGAGCTGATAACATTAGTGCTCCTGCTGCTAGGATTGTGAGTATAAATACTACTTTTCTCATCTTAACCAAATTAATTCGTTTTAAAATCTAAGACCTAAAATCAAGAAGTATGTACGACCAAAACCGTAGAAATACTTGGGAGGAAACTTGTTTGAAGTTTGCTCGGTAATTGAGTAGCGGGCCTGTTCAAACCCTCCGGTTCTGAAATCGGTTTTATCAAGAATATTTGTAACCTGGAAGTTAAGGTTGATAAAGTACGATTTATACCTCCACGATTTTCCAATATTGGCATCGATAAGCATGGCCGAAGGCATTTTCTCCTGTCGGGTTAGTGCATCGCGACGGGGGTCGTTGGGCTCAAGTCCCTGTAAGGCTTCAGCGGTACGCTTGCCAGGGGCAAAATCAATATAGGAATGATCGTAGTAGCTAACCTCGGCACCCAAAAACCAGTACTTGGGCGATGCATACCTTAAACCTAACATTGCTGCAGTTTGAGGCGTGTTAGGTACATAGAAATTCTTGATGTAAACAACCTGATCCTGCTGCAGTACTGTTCCCAGGTTATCCTGAGTAACCGTTGCCAGAGGTCTTGAGGTAAACTGGTATGAACCCAGCGAGGCAGCAGTATTAAGGGTTAACGTTGTGGAAAGTTTAATTTCGGCTCCAACCTCAACACCTCTGTGAACTTTCTCTATCCCGCGCATGGTGTAGTTTATAAAGGTGCGATAGGTATCGTCATAAAACGATTTGAGTTCGGTTTGATCCATGAACTTTGTGTAGTATGCCGATACTCTGGCTTTGATGTATGGGGTACGAAGGTTGTAGTTTACATCAACAGCGGCAATTCGCTCGCTGGTTAAGCCCGGAATTACAAAGTTACTGGTACGGGGCGAAATGTATGAATTACGGAAGAACGGAGCTCGGGTAAGGTAGGCAAGGTTAGCATCGAGGTAGTGGCGACCGGTAATTTTCCAGGTAGCACCGGTTTTTACCCCATAATTATGAAACACCTGTTTTGGCGAGTCGCCCTTGGAGTTATCGGGGAAGCGGCCATTCCGCATGTTCCCGGTACGCCAAAACTCACTATAGCTGTAGTTTGCTCCGGCATAAATATCGATACGGTTTAGGGCGTAGTTTGCCACTGCCCATAGGTTTCCATTGTTTACGTTGGCGTCGTAGCTATAACCAAAGGTATCGCCAACCTTAACCTTGCGGTTCGGATTATCCAAATCGTTCTGGGCAAGGTTTGGGTTATCAAAGTAATCGCGCTCAACAAACTGGTCAATGTCCAACCAGTACTGTCCACCCAGCAAATCGTCCATTCGTTTATAGTTCTTTCCATTATAGATTGACGCATCGATTCCGCCATTAAGCTTAAGTTCCGGAAGGATGCTCCAGTTCACCACGCTCGATAAAGTAAGCTGGCGTGAGTCGGTAATTCTGTTTTCAACAATGTACTTTGAACGAAGGCTATCGTTGGCATCCTTGCTGTTGTAGTTTACCTGGTACATGTAATCCCAATCAAGCTGTCCAACCGATGGGTCGTTCCTGAAAGCATCGGCTAACTGGCTTACAACTGCAGGGTCGGAATCAACCCAGTAGCTGGGGAGTTTACGGTAGTAATCGGGGCGGGGATCCTGAGCATCGTACCAGTTAAGGCCGGTTGTTTGGTATGTGCCAAACGAGAATCCTGCTGTAGAGGTCAGCTTCAGGGTTGAGTTAATATCCCAGTAGTGGTTAAGAATAAAGGTAGGCTCTTGCTGGAACCTAACGCGAGCGTTGCGTTTTTCGCCGTTTTGGTAACCCCAGTTGGGATTGTAAAAGTTAGATCCGGCAAGGTTATTGGCCTCATCGGTCGATACGCCCTGCATGGCCCTTTTTATTGGTGCATTAAAGGTGGTAAATGCTACCGAGTGCTTATCGTTAAATTTCTTTTCAATGCCAATAAAGTAAGCCCAAGCATCGTAGTTGGTCCCTTCAACATAACCCTCTTCAGCCCAACGGCGGGAACCGCTTAGGGTGAAAGCAACCCCATTCTCCATTAACCCGGTTGAATGGGTAAACATGAGCCTGTTGGTGTAGGTTCTATTGCTCGATGCATAAGAAATACGTGTTCCGATACGTTGCTGCGATGCCCTTACATTCAGAAAGGATGCACCGCCAAGCCCGCCGAACGACCAATCGGTTGGGGTTAACCCATTTCTCGATTCCCTGTTTCGGGTTACATCGTTTAAACCGCCCCACGAACTCCATCCGGCAAAACCGCTTTCAGGATCGTTAACAGGAACACCGTTCATGAACAGTAGCGAGTATTCCGGTTCGTATCCCCTAATATTGAAACGGGCTGCGCTAAAAGTGAACGAAGCAGCTGAGGAGAACGCATCGTTTTGCGATTGAAGTAACCCGCTCACGGCTTGCCCTTTCGATTCGCTCTCGAGGTCGTCGAGCGAAACTGTCACCTCATTAAACGTTGCGTAAGCATCGTCGGTTAAGCCTCTATTCATTAAAACATCGGGCAGTTGAAGATTGCCTTCAACATTTACCTCATTTTCAACCGTTTGGTACCCGGATAGGATGTAATCAAAAATATACTTACCTGCCTGAAGGCCCGAAAACTGATAGTAGCCGTTAGCATCGGTGGTTGTCATTTGGTTTATTCCCACCACTTGCACGGTTACACCGGGCAAAGCACTACCGGTTTGGGAGTCCTTAACGTACCCGCTCACATTGTATTGAGCCAGTACCGTGGTTGTGCTGTAAAATAACCCAACCATTAACATTAAAAGTAATCGCCTCATTTAAATATTCAGTTTCAGTGGATAATTCTAAAATTTAAACCTATAATTGTACTTGCAAAAATGATACTTTTTAATATAATTTTTCATTTTTTACATTCTTTTTTTTCGTTTAGTTTTATCTTTGTCGGCACACTTTTTCTAAAAATTAACAGTATATGTGTAAAATATTACTACAAAGGGCCACAATGGTGTTTGCTTTTTTGCTACTTTCTGTTCATCTGCTGTTTGCTCAGGCCACTGAGCAAAAAGAACAGTTTAAGGTAAGCTGCATAGCGTTTTACAATTTGGAGAACCTGTTCGATACCATACCAGGCCCTAACGATACTGAGTTTACCCCGGAGGGAGCAAATAAGTTCACGTCGGCCCGGTACTGGCATAAGATTGACCACATGTCATATGTAATTTCGCAAATTGGCGGGGAATTATTTCCCGGGGGACCTGCAATACTTGGAGTTTGTGAGATTG
This is a stretch of genomic DNA from Tenuifilum sp. 4138str. It encodes these proteins:
- a CDS encoding HD domain-containing protein: MNQTDIAELYRLVKDFFEHDTTGHDWWHVQRVTQLALHIAKAEGANLALVEPAALVHDTDDWKLSGANGYPNATRMLLAVGYNNHQVDRILEIVEQVSYKGAGIDTAPSSLEAMVVQDADRLDAIGAIGIARAFAFGGSKHRPLYLPNVKPQFHSTFEEYKTAKGHTINHFYEKLLLLKDRMNTATAKALAEERHRFMETFLEQFYREWDYKG
- a CDS encoding Ppx/GppA phosphatase family protein, translated to MIVAIIDMGTNTFNLLVAQTSGKILHESKLPVKLGEGGFRSGSLTPEAMQRAFKAINTHLITAKRLGANRCFAFATSAVRDASNRQEFVDEVKQRFNIDVEVIDGNREAELIWKGVNAAIGLGKSPAVVVDIGGGSNETILANSEQIFWLQSFNLGVTRIAEGFPISDPITPHELEAIESYMLQTVEPLLLAAANLNPRVMAGSSGAFDSFRKILVHKGIIHDTSKFSAEIPVDEYLKLHRFFVTSTHAQRLALPGLDPIRVDLIVPASIFVNLLVQKLDIKRMFQTDYALKEGFWVELSNKVKD
- a CDS encoding sigma-54-dependent transcriptional regulator gives rise to the protein MSKILVIDDEKAIRNTLKDILEVEGHNVDVAEDGHAGLEMFDNGAYELVLCDIKMPQMDGIEVLEKLQERQPDVPVVMISGHGNIDTAVDAIKKGAFDFIEKPLDLNRLLITIRNATDKTVLIQETKTLKRKVSKAYDIVGQSPAIVKVKEMIDRVAPTEARVLITGPNGTGKELVARWLHEKSNRAAMPFVEVNCAAIPSELIESELFGHEKGAFTSAIKQRKGKFEQADGGTLFLDEIGDMSLSAQAKVLRALQENKISRVGSDKDITVNVRVIAATNKNLTQEIEKGNFREDLYHRLSVIIINVPPLCDRLEDIPLLAQHFNEQICAEYGIPPKVISPDAIEELQKLKWTGNIRELRNVIERLIILCDKQITGNDVKAFAGPVF
- a CDS encoding DUF5689 domain-containing protein; the encoded protein is MKRKYFIVLAILALAGLVLVTGSCVKEDFDTPPLYSKVATWEKSITIAQLKTLYNTAPALIKDVAPTEYWDTIIVQPKDTIIGIFVDAYVLSSDSAGNFYETVTIADETGGIDLKINTSDIYATYGLKPGKRVLVKVDNLAIDNYEGMYQIGLGYTDGGVLKVTGIDPSVVAKTIQVTGEKISLNPETITIPTLSTDKVQKLVKLEGVQFWNPAATYSIPGVNTNRILVDQNGNQIILRNSGYAKFSKDQVPTGSGSITGVLSIYGSTYQLLIRDTLDVKFDQPRFGSEAPAKNTTIEQLKLFYDGSALYQIPYDLVIEGVVTANDESGNLDKQLFIEDETAAIEFKVDVTGLYADFPVGTKIRVKCKDLYMGTYGGVIQLGGNYGGQIGRLAASDFYKNVFVISSGNDVSVTETSIGQLSNNLIGKVVTLSGVQFADYELGKTYAESSSTTNRILEEVATGKTIIVRTSNYADFAGVELPKGRGKITAILTKYNSDFQLTIRKVGEVRLIEPRLNKNFILNEDFTLATVNSPISINGWQTIAVAGTKVWNAKQYSGNVYAEMNPYQSGEPDNTAWLISPKFTVSGDVDTYFKFDSQYNYWGNATLEVYISNDYDGSSPQTATWTKLNDAYIVKQADGTNRWVSSGILNIKNFAGDAYVGFKYTGSTSMSTAFRIDNVMIYTLQ
- a CDS encoding DUF5689 domain-containing protein is translated as MRKVVFILTILAAGALMLSAPGCVDFTYDEVEPRVDSTTLVANTTIAELKAMYPRELYQLNENTFFQRDSIIIEGVVTSDDKEGNFYKSIFIQDATGAIELKLNKTSLYNDYKRGQKIVVYCNGLYLGDYGGQIQLGSIYNNNGNWEISGLEGDPIIKMHVFKKGKQLVDVAPLAMTPALLTQVNIGKLVKFDNVQIKDTLSPITDTTYTYADNVNKVTVNHTLVACSQTYPSTVVLRTSGYARFAGTTIATKNGTVTGILTYYKGTYQLLMRDLNDINFTNDRCQQ
- a CDS encoding carboxypeptidase-like regulatory domain-containing protein, which produces MRRLLLMLMVGLFYSTTTVLAQYNVSGYVKDSQTGSALPGVTVQVVGINQMTTTDANGYYQFSGLQAGKYIFDYILSGYQTVENEVNVEGNLQLPDVLMNRGLTDDAYATFNEVTVSLDDLESESKGQAVSGLLQSQNDAFSSAASFTFSAARFNIRGYEPEYSLLFMNGVPVNDPESGFAGWSSWGGLNDVTRNRESRNGLTPTDWSFGGLGGASFLNVRASQQRIGTRISYASSNRTYTNRLMFTHSTGLMENGVAFTLSGSRRWAEEGYVEGTNYDAWAYFIGIEKKFNDKHSVAFTTFNAPIKRAMQGVSTDEANNLAGSNFYNPNWGYQNGEKRNARVRFQQEPTFILNHYWDINSTLKLTSTAGFSFGTYQTTGLNWYDAQDPRPDYYRKLPSYWVDSDPAVVSQLADAFRNDPSVGQLDWDYMYQVNYNSKDANDSLRSKYIVENRITDSRQLTLSSVVNWSILPELKLNGGIDASIYNGKNYKRMDDLLGGQYWLDIDQFVERDYFDNPNLAQNDLDNPNRKVKVGDTFGYSYDANVNNGNLWAVANYALNRIDIYAGANYSYSEFWRTGNMRNGRFPDNSKGDSPKQVFHNYGVKTGATWKITGRHYLDANLAYLTRAPFFRNSYISPRTSNFVIPGLTSERIAAVDVNYNLRTPYIKARVSAYYTKFMDQTELKSFYDDTYRTFINYTMRGIEKVHRGVEVGAEIKLSTTLTLNTAASLGSYQFTSRPLATVTQDNLGTVLQQDQVVYIKNFYVPNTPQTAAMLGLRYASPKYWFLGAEVSYYDHSYIDFAPGKRTAEALQGLEPNDPRRDALTRQEKMPSAMLIDANIGKSWRYKSYFINLNFQVTNILDKTDFRTGGFEQARYSITEQTSNKFPPKYFYGFGRTYFLILGLRF